The following are encoded in a window of Glycine soja cultivar W05 unplaced genomic scaffold, ASM419377v2 tig00000501_1_pilon, whole genome shotgun sequence genomic DNA:
- the LOC114404143 gene encoding probable prolyl 4-hydroxylase 9 — protein sequence MKTKTVKGNRRMNKLDLPSVFLICIFFFLAGFSASSLFSHSQKHEYDLRLRPRPRPRARLLEKSTQEKTEYHLLKAGDSGDDYVTLIPFQVLSWYPRALYFPNFASAEQCESIIEMARGGLKSSTLALRKGETEESTKGIRTSSGVFMSASEDETGILDAIEEKIAKATKIPRTHGEAFNILRYEVGQKYNSHYDAFDEAEYGPLQSQRVASFLLYLTDVPEGGETMFPYENGFNRDGNVEDCIGLRVRPRKGDALLFYSLLPNGTIDQTSAHGSCPVIKGEKWVATKWIRNQVQDD from the exons ATGAAAACCAAAACGGTTAAAGGAAATCGGAGGATGAACAAGCTCGACTTGCCTTCCGTTTTCCTTatttgcatcttcttcttcctcgctGGATTCTCTGCTTCCAGTCTCTTCTCTCACTCTCAG AAACATGAATATGACCTGAGGCTGAGACCGAGACCGAGACCGAGAGCGAGGTTACTTGAAAAATCGACGCAGGAGAAGACGGAGTATCATTTGTTGAAAGCCGGAGACTCCGGCGACGATTACGTTACATTGATTCCTTTTCAG GTTTTGAGTTGGTATCCTCGCGCTCTGTATTTTCCTAATTTTGCGAGTGCAGAACAATGTGAAAGCATAATTGAAATGGCAAGAGGAGGACTCAAGTCATCAACATTGGCATTACGCAAGGGAGAAACGGAGGAGAGTACAAAGGGAATCAGAACAAG CTCTGGTGTTTTTATGAGTGCTTCTGAGGATGAAACGGGGATTTTAGATGCCATTGAGGAGAAAATTGCGAAAGCAACAAAAATTCCAAGGACTCATGGAGAG GCATTTAATATTCTACGCTATGAGGTTGGACAAAAATACAATTCTCATTATGATGCATTTGATGAAGCAGAATATGGCCCACTGCAGAGCCAAAGG GTAGCTTCTTTTTTGCTGTATTTAACTGATGTTCCAGAAGGTGGGGAGACCATGTTTCCGTATGAG AATGGATTCAACAGGGACGGTAATGTCGAGGACTGTATTGGTTTAAGAGTAAGACCACGCAAGGGGGATGCGCTtctattttattcattattacCTAATGGTACTATTGATCAG ACATCAGCCCACGGAAGCTGCCCCGTCATAAAAGGAGAGAAGTGGGTGGCAACAAAGTGGATAAGGAATCAAGTGCAGGACGATTAG
- the LOC114404141 gene encoding molybdate-anion transporter-like, which produces MGVVVESSVFWEPNPSTYIFIFVCCCFSIFLFPHVSNLNRTSTIFDHGTSHWFLRFQRNFLLHYSLASVMEGLWSVFGEYELASYGIGRENMVKSLCYGYTTALFAAPFLGVLSDLIGHKKVSLIFCILHFIVGVWKKISEPPSMFMTSICLSLANTIFSFSFETWMVTQHEKQGHRLDSLNDTYWLMTFFESACFIASQMFANWLIGNNTEKITAPSSAVIFFAAICFTFITRGWTENPGSASLKEYSRSLYAYILGDKRIWLLAWAQTCLHFSIGIFWILWAPTVVADGREVHLGLIYPCFLGSRMLGSTAFPCLTSGPSSLRTEDCLVFAYIILALLLSIVAYDYQEVGVLVILFCLFHACVGFVLPSLARLRTMYVPNELRGGMMGFSLAPANAAILLSVVQGGYYRNVGNAALMAFGVCGLLLAAGCMHALKQWGKQPYNNWHKQ; this is translated from the exons ATGGGAGTAGTCGTTGAGAGCTCCGTTTTTTGGGAGCCAAATCCATCCACATACATCTTCATCTTCGTTTGTTGCTGCTTCTCGATCTTCCTTTTCCCTCACGTCTCTAACCTCAACAGAACCTCCACAATCTTCGACCATGGAACCTCTCACTGGTTTCTCCGTTTCCAGCGGAACTTCCTCCTCCATTATTCTCTCGCCTCAG TAATGGAAGGTCTCTGGTCGGTGTTCGGGGAGTATGAATTAGCTTCCTATGGAATCGGAAGGGAAAATATGGTTAAGTCTCTCTGTTACGGATATACGACAGCTCTGTTTGCTGCTCCTTTCCTTGGCGTGCTCTCGGATTTGAT AGGTCACAAGAAAGTTAGTTTAATCTTTTGCATCCTACACTTTATTGTTGGTGTATGGAAGAAGATTTCAGAGCCACCAAGCATGTTCATGACTAGTATATGTCTCTCTCTTGCCAATACAATATTTTCATTCAGTTTTGAGACTTGGATGGTCACTCAACATGAAAAG CAAGGGCACAGGCTTGATTCACTTAATGACACATATTGGTTAATGACTTTCTTTGAGTCTGCATGTTTTATTGCCAGCCAGATGTTTGCAAATTGGCTGATTGGTAATAATACAGAAAAAATTACTGCTCCTTCGTCTGCAGTTATCTTCTTTGCTGCCATATGCTTCACTTTTATCACCAGAGGATGGACAGAAAATCCAGGATCAGCATCTCTTAAGGAGTATAGTCGCTCCCTCTATGCATACATTTTAGGTG ATAAAAGGATATGGCTGTTGGCATGGGCACAAACTTGCCTTCACTTCTCTATTGGAATTTTTTGGATCCTCTGGGCACCTACTGTGGTG GCTGATGGCCGAGAAGTGCATCTGGGATTGATATATCCATGCTTTCTGGGCTCTAGAATGCTAGGAAGCACTGCATTTCCGTGTCTCACTAGTGGGCCATCATCGCTTAGAACTGAGGACTGCCTTGTTTTTGCATACATTATACTGGCTCTTCTCCTGTCTATTGTGGCCTATGACTATCAG GAAGTTGGGGTTCTGGTGATACTATTTTGCTTGTTTCATGCTTGTGTCGGGTTTGTTTTGCCATCACTTGCTAGATTGAGGACCAT GTATGTTCCCAATGAATTGCGTGGTGGGATGATGGGTTTCTCTCTTGCCCCTGCAAATGCAGCTATTCTGCTTTCTGTGGTGCAG GGTGGCTATTATCGGAATGTAGGAAATGCAGCATTGATGGCATTTGGTGTGTGTGGTTTATTGCTAGCAGCTGGTTGCATGCATGCCCTGAAGCAATGGGGGAAGCAACCTTATAACAATTGGCATAAACAGTGA